The DNA window TGCTTCACCGCCTGACAGTTCCGTGGCCGGCTGGCCCAGCCTCAGGTAGCCCAAACCGATTTCCTGCAGCAACTGCAGCGGGCGGGCAATGGCATCCTCCTCGATGAAGAACGCATGCGCCTGCTCCACCGTCATCTGCAGGACCTCGGCGATGTTGCGGTCATTCCACAGCACGGCCAGCGTGGCTTCGTTGTAGCGGGCGCCGTGGCAGGTGGGGCACGGTGCATAGACGCTGGGCATGAACAGCAGTTCGACGCTAACGAAGCCTTCGCCCTCGCAGGTCTCGCATCGGCCCTTGGCAACGTTGAACGAGAAGCGGCCCGCGTCGAAACGCCGGCGGCGCGCGGCGGGCGTCGCGGCGAACAGCTTGCGCACGTGGTCGAACAGCCCGGTATAGGTGGCCAGGTTGGAGCGTGGCGTGCGGCCGATGGGCTTCTGGTCCACCTGCACTACCCGCTGGATTGCGTCGACATCACCTGCCAACTGGCCTCGCGTGGTTTCGATCACGGTCGGCCCGTCCGTCGGCGAGGCCTCCGCGCCATCATCCGCGGGCTCATGCCCAAGATGCAGCAGCATCAGCTCAGGCAGCGCCTGCGCCATCAGGCTGGACTTTCCGGAGCCCGAAATGCCGGTCACTGCGGTCAGCAGCCCCAGCGGCAGCTGCGCATCCACACCCTGCAGGTTGTGGCGGTGGATGCCCTTCAGTTCCAGCCAGCCCCCAGCGCTGCGTTGCCGGCTGGCAGGCGCAGGTACCTGCTCGAACAGATACAGGGCCGTGCGTGAATCCTGTACGTGCCGCAGGCCATCCGGCTCGCCGCTGTAGAGCACGCGCCCGCCATGCTCGCCCGCCTCAGGGCCTACATCCACCAGCCATTGCGCGCGGCGCATCAGCTCCAGATCATGTTCGACAACAAACACCGAGTTCCCGCCGTCGCGCAGTCGGTCCAGCGCGTCGTACAGCGCTTGGCTGTCGGCGGGATGCAGACCGGCCGAGGGCTCGTCAAGCACGTACAGCACACCAAACAGCAATGAGCTGAGCTGCGTGGCCAGCCGCAGGCGCTGCAGTTCGCCGGCCGATAGCGTTGGCGTGGCGCGATCCAGCGAGAGATACCCCAGGCCCAGGCCTCGCAGCTGGTGTACACGCGCCATGACACCGCCTGCGAGCCGCTGTGCAGCCAGACGTTTCTCCTCCGACAGTGCCGAGGTCAGCCGTACGTCGGGGGCCGAAGCATGGACAGCACGACCACTCGCTGCCCGCGTGGTGCGGTCGCGGCGGGTGGCGCTTTTGCTGGTGCGTTCACCCCGGCCATGCGCGCTGAAATCGCCCTGCGCGATGGGCTCCAGCAGGTCCGCCAGTTGATCCAGCGGCAGTCGCATGAATTCACCGATATCCACACCGGCGAAGGTGACCGAAAGTGCCTCCGGCTTCAGGCGCTTTCCGTGACAGGCCGGGCACAGCTTGCCTTCCATGTAGCGGGAGACCCGCTTCCTCATCAGCGCGCTCTGGGTATTGGCAAACGTGTGCAGTACGTAGCGGCGGGCGCCGGTGTAGGTGCCCATGTAGCTGGGCTCAAGTTTCCGCTTGAGCGCGGCACGGGTCTCGGCGGGTGTGAAGCCGGCATAGACCGGCACGCTGGGCGTTTCCTCGGTGAACAGGATCCACTCCCTGTCCTTCTTCGGCAGCTTCTTCCACGGTATGTCGATGTCGTAGCCGAGCGTGACCAGGATGTCGCGCAGGTTCTGGCCATGCCATGCCGGCGGCCAGGAGGCGATGGCGCGTTCACGGATGGTCAGCGACGGATCCGGAACCATCAGCGCTTCGGTCACCTCGTAGACATGCCCCAGGCCATGGCAGGTGCTGCAGGCGCCCTGCGGCGTGTTGGGTGAGAAGTCCTCGGCGTACAGCATGGGCTGATTGGCCGGGTATGCCCCTGCACGCGAATACATCATGCGCACCAGGCTGGACAGCGTGGTGACACTGCCCACAGACGAACGTGCATTGCTGGCGCCACGCTGTTGCTGCAGGGCCACTGCCGGTGGCAGCCCATCGATGGCATCCACATCGGGCACGCCCGCCTGGTCGATCAGGCGTCGTGCATACGGCGCAACCGACTCGAAGTAGCGCCGCTGCGCCTCGGCGAAGACGGTGCCGAAGGCCAACGATGACTTGCCGGAGCCCGACACGCCGGAGAACACCACCAGTGCATTGCGCGGAATGGAGACATCGACATTCTTGAGGTTGTGCTCGCGCGCGCCGCGTACCTCGACGCAACCGCTGGCGGCGGCAGCGCATGACGACTCGCCAAAGGGGGTGTTGGACATCTTCGCGATCCTGCGGGCAGTGAGCGACGCGCATCAGAGCGCGCCCGGTGATGCATTTTCGCTGCTGCGGGGTGAATGTGGCGAGGGAGTTCCGTCCTGGGGGCTCAACTCCGGCATCACGGGCCGACAGCCCGGCCTTCACGGCTACCACGGCACCTGCAATGCAACCATGCAGAACGCACCCTCCCCCCCCCTCGGTAACCCATGCCCCACCTTCGTCGTCTATTTGGCCGCTGGCTGCGCCTGCGTCGTCGCGTGCGTTGGCACTGGCGTGAGCACCAGGCCTCGGTGCCGGCCATCGAGGCCACCGAGGGTCCACTGCGTGCCGCGCTGTACAGCGTTGAACAGATGGAGGTGTACGGCCGCGCGCTTGCGCGCCAGCATCGCGTGCGGATGCGCCCCGGCCCGGAGCGCTTGCTCGAACGCCTGCAGGCCAACGAGCGTGTGCTGGAAGACGCCAATACGCTGCTGAGCAGCGTGGTGCGGGAACAGCGGCCAGTAACCCCGGCGGGGGAATGGCTGCTCGACAATTACTACCTCATCGAAGAACAGATCCAGACCGCGCGACGCCACCTGCCGCGCGGCTACAGCCGGCAGCTGCCGTCGCTTGTCTCGGGCCCCTCTGCCGGGTTGCCGCGGGTGTATGAACTGTCGATGCAGGCCATTGCGCACGGTGACGGCCGCATTGACGCCGATACGCTGGGCCGTTTCATCGCTTCGTACCAGTCGCTCGCGCCGCTGAGCCTGGGCGAGCTGTGGGCGGTCCCCATCATGCTGCGCCTGGCCCTGCTGGAGAACCTGCGGCGCATGGCCGCACGGGTGATGCGCGATGGGACTGACCGTCGCCTGGCTTCACAATGGGCGGACAACCTCAATCAAGCCGCTTCCGAGACCCCGACCGATGTGGTCCTGGTGGTTGCGGACATGGCGCGGTCCGCGCCGCCCTTGACCGGCGCGTTCATCGCCGAGCTGACGCGGTCGCTGCATGGCCGCGGCGGTGCGTGGGCCATGCCCGTGGCCTGGCTGGAACAGTGGGCGGCAGCGGCTGGGCAGCGCATTGACGAACTGGTCGCCGCCGAGGGGCAGCAGCAGGCGGCCGACCAAGTATCCATCGGCAACAGCATTGGCAGCCTGCGCTTTCTCTCCACCATGGACTGGCGCACCTTTGTTGAAGACATGAGTGTGGTGGAGCAGCGGCTGCGCGAAGACCCGATGGCCGTCTATGCGCAGATGGATTTCGCCACCCGCGACGCGTATCGCCACGTGGTGGAGAAGATCGCCCGCGGCAGCCGCATGGCAGAGGAGCGCGTCGCCACCATCGCGCTGGACCTGGCACGGGCGGCTGCACCACCGGAGGGACCGCGCACGCACGTGGGCTACTGGCTGGTTGGCGAAGGCGTGAACGCCACCGTTGAAGCAGTGGCCGAGGCAGCACCGCGCCACCGCAAGGCACGGCGACTGGCACATCGCGTGCCGCTTGCGCTGTACCTGCTGCCCATCGTCCTGCTGGCGGTGCTGGCTACTGCTGGCCTGCTGGCAACCGGCAGTGGCGCGGTGCCCCTCTGGCTGGCCGCGCTGCTGGGGCTGCTGGTGTTCAGTGAGCTGGGCATCGTGCTGGTGAACTGGACCGCGACGGTTCTGGTCGCCCCCAGGCCGCTGCCCAAGCTGGATTTCAGCGAGGGCATCCCTGCCGCCTGCGCCACCGTGGTCGCGGTCCCCTCGATGCTGTCCAGCGTCGACGGGATCGATGTGCTGGTCGAGGCGCTGGAAGTCCGGTTCCTGGCCAACCGCGATCCTCAACTGCGCTTCGTGCTGCTGACGGACTTTCTCGACGCGGCGGAGGCCACGGCGGCGACGGACGCCCCCCTGCTTGCGCACGCCACGGCACGGATCGAGGAGTTGAACAGGCGTTACGCGCCCGAGCGCGGCGACCGCTTCTACCTGCTGCACCGCCCCAGGCAATGGAACCCGGGCGAAGGCGTGTGGATGGGACACGAGCGCAAGCGCGGCAAGCTGGCCGCGCTCAATGCCCTGCTCCGCCTGGGCGATGCGGCCGCGTTCATGCGCATCGTCGGTGACGCAGCTGCGCTGATCGGCGTCCGCTACGTGATCACCCTGGATTCGGATACACAACTTCCGCGCGATGCGGCACGCGCGTTCGTCGCCACCTTGGCGCACCCGCTCAACCGCCCGCGCTTCGATCCGACGCTGCAACGCGTGGTGGAGGGCTACGGCATCCTGCAGCCCAGCGTCGGCACCAGCCTTGGCCGGCGCCGCACTTCGCGTTTTGCCCGGATGTTCGGCAGCGAACCTGGCATCGATCCGTACACGCGCATGGTCTCGGACGTCTACCAGGACTTGTTCGACGAGGGCTCGTTCGTCGGCAAGGGCATCTATGACGTCGAGGCCTTCGAGCATGCGCTCGAGGGTCGCCTGCCCGAGAACCGCATCCTCAGCCACGACCTGCTGGAAGGCTGCTATGCACGCGCGGGCCTGGTCAGCGATGTGCGCCTGTACGAGGACTACCCCGAGCGCTACGCCGCCGACGCCAAGCGCCGTGCACGCTGGATCCGCGGTGACTGGCAACTGTTGCCGTGGTTGATGCCGTGGACGCCGCGCCCGGGCCAGGGATGGGAACGCAACCGGCTCAGTCTGCTGTCGCGCGGCAAGTTGCTGGACAACCTGCGCCGCAGCCTGGTGCCGATCGCTACCCTGGTCTTGCTGGTGGTGGGCTGGCTGTATGCCGCAAACCCTGCTGCATGGACGGCGTGGGTGCTGGCGCTGTGGTTCGCGCCGCCGCTGATAGGCATGCTGCGCGATGCCCTGAGCGTTCCGGACGACACGCCGCTGGAGGCGCATTACATCAAGGTCGGGCGCGGTACGTTGCAGTCATTGCTGCGCGCGTCGACCCAGGTTGCGTGTCTGCCCTTCGAAGCGTTGCTGGCCAGTGACGCGGTGCTGCGCACACTCTGGCGCATGGCCGTCACACGCCGCCACCTGCTGCAGTGGAACCCCTCCAGTGAAGTCGAGCGCCGCCTGGGCAGCGACCGCGGCGCGGAATGGCGGGTGATGGCACCGGCCTCGCTGCTGGCGCTCGCGCTGGTGGTCGTGGTGGCCAGCGTGCGTCCGCAGGCACTGCCGCTCGCCCTGCCCTTGCTGTTGGCGTGGACCTTTGCGCCCGCGTTGATGGCGTGGCTGGGCCGGCCGCCAGCCGCGAGCGTGGCGGAGCTTTCCGTAACGCAGCGGGCGTTCCTGGGCCGGCTGGCGCGGCGCACCTGGTCCTTCTTCCAGGCCTGGGTGCGCGAGCAGGACCATTGGTTGCCACCGGACAACATCCAGGAGCATCCGTCGCTGGTGGTGGCGCGGCGCACCTCGCCGACCAACATCGGCCTGTCCCTGCTGGCCAATCTGTCGGCGTGGGATTTCGGCTACCTGCAGCTGGGCGCGGTCGCTGAACGTACCGCCCTCACCTTCGACACGCTGGACCAGCTGCCGCGCCATCGCGGTCACTTCCTGAACTGGTACGACACCGAAACCCTGGCGCCGCTGCCGCCGCGCTACGTTTCCACCGTGGACAGCGGCAATCTTGCCGGGCATCTGCTGACGCTGCGCCAGGGCCTGCTCGCGCTGGTGGATGCGCCGGTGCTGGCACCGCACACCTTCGATGGCCTGGCCGATACGCTGGGCGTGCTGGAAGAGGAACGGCAGCGTCATCGCCCCGACGATGCGTTGCTGGGCGAGGCGCTCAACCACCTTCGCCAGCGCCTGGCGTCAGCGCGTGTCGATCGCCCCGTCGGAAAGGCGCAGATCCTCGCCCGTCTGCAGGAGCTGGTCGACCT is part of the Stenotrophomonas lactitubi genome and encodes:
- a CDS encoding excinuclease ABC subunit UvrA — encoded protein: MSNTPFGESSCAAAASGCVEVRGAREHNLKNVDVSIPRNALVVFSGVSGSGKSSLAFGTVFAEAQRRYFESVAPYARRLIDQAGVPDVDAIDGLPPAVALQQQRGASNARSSVGSVTTLSSLVRMMYSRAGAYPANQPMLYAEDFSPNTPQGACSTCHGLGHVYEVTEALMVPDPSLTIRERAIASWPPAWHGQNLRDILVTLGYDIDIPWKKLPKKDREWILFTEETPSVPVYAGFTPAETRAALKRKLEPSYMGTYTGARRYVLHTFANTQSALMRKRVSRYMEGKLCPACHGKRLKPEALSVTFAGVDIGEFMRLPLDQLADLLEPIAQGDFSAHGRGERTSKSATRRDRTTRAASGRAVHASAPDVRLTSALSEEKRLAAQRLAGGVMARVHQLRGLGLGYLSLDRATPTLSAGELQRLRLATQLSSLLFGVLYVLDEPSAGLHPADSQALYDALDRLRDGGNSVFVVEHDLELMRRAQWLVDVGPEAGEHGGRVLYSGEPDGLRHVQDSRTALYLFEQVPAPASRQRSAGGWLELKGIHRHNLQGVDAQLPLGLLTAVTGISGSGKSSLMAQALPELMLLHLGHEPADDGAEASPTDGPTVIETTRGQLAGDVDAIQRVVQVDQKPIGRTPRSNLATYTGLFDHVRKLFAATPAARRRRFDAGRFSFNVAKGRCETCEGEGFVSVELLFMPSVYAPCPTCHGARYNEATLAVLWNDRNIAEVLQMTVEQAHAFFIEEDAIARPLQLLQEIGLGYLRLGQPATELSGGEAQRIKLATELQRSQRGRTLYVLDEPTTGLHASDVDRLLVQLQRLVDAGNTVVMIEHDMRAVAQADWVIDLGPGAGSAGGTIVAKGTPQQVARAKGSRTAPFLARELA